The following are encoded in a window of Castanea sativa cultivar Marrone di Chiusa Pesio chromosome 5, ASM4071231v1 genomic DNA:
- the LOC142634932 gene encoding uncharacterized protein LOC142634932: MDGQIEVVNWSLGNLLRCLIGEGENPRNWESILPLAEFSYNSSLNRTINTSPFKVVYGNRPLSVLDSAPLPLSRKENVKATKMTDFMQSVHAQVKERIEHSNANYKAATDIHRRRLIFKEEDLV; this comes from the coding sequence ATGGATGGTCAAATTGAAGTTGTCAACTGGAGTCTTGGGAATCTCTTGAGATGCTTGATTGGAGAAGGAGAAAATCCAAGGAATTGGGAAAGTATCCTTCCCTTAGCAGAATTTTCTTACAACTCTTCTCTTAATCGGACTATTAACACATCTCCTTTTAAAGTTGTGTATGGGAATAGACCTTTGAGTGTCTTAGATTCGGCACCCTTGCCACTTTCTAGGAAGGAGAATGTAAAAGCAACAAAAATGACAGATTTTATGCAATCTGTCCATGCACAAGTCAAGGAGAGAATTGAACATTCCAATGCAAACTACAAGGCTGCTACTGATATTCACCGAAGGAGACTAATTTTTAAAGAAGAGGACCTTGTATGA